The following are encoded in a window of Actinomyces oris genomic DNA:
- a CDS encoding VOC family protein, giving the protein MPLITVRDLDAAIEAYRRLTGMEVVMNHGWIATLSPPGDRSIQISLIASDPTAPVNPAVSIEVDDLDDAYRIARENGWEIVHDLAVEEWGVRRFFFRDADGNIVNVLSHL; this is encoded by the coding sequence ATGCCACTCATCACTGTGCGCGATCTTGATGCTGCCATTGAAGCGTATCGTCGCCTCACCGGGATGGAGGTGGTCATGAATCATGGCTGGATCGCCACCCTGTCCCCGCCAGGGGATCGTTCCATCCAAATCAGTTTGATCGCCTCTGATCCCACTGCTCCGGTCAACCCGGCGGTCTCCATCGAGGTGGATGATCTGGATGATGCCTACCGGATCGCTCGGGAGAACGGCTGGGAGATCGTGCATGACCTCGCTGTGGAGGAGTGGGGAGTGCGTCGTTTCTTCTTCCGGGATGCGGACGGAAACATCGTGAACGTCCTGTCTCATCTGTGA
- a CDS encoding thymidine phosphorylase has protein sequence MTVPAAPPAVEPFDAVDVIAAKRDGAALTDAQIDWVVEAYTRGAVAEEQMSALAMAIYLRGMSRAEIARWTDAMIASGERMDFSGLTRPTADKHSTGGVGDKITLPLAPLVAVFGVSVPQLSGRGLGHTGGTLDKLESIPGWRADLTGEEIATMLDADGPGAVICAAGAGLAPADKRLYALRDTTATVSCVPLIASSIMSKKIAEGTGALVLDVKVGSGAFMKEIGQARELASTMVALGTDAGVTTRALLTDMSTPLGLTAGNALEVAESLEVLAGGGPADVVDLTVALALEMCAAAGRPVEEDQARAALADGRAMDIWRDMISRQGGDPDAPLPLAPETETVTAPADGVLTTLDALAVGVAAWRLGAGRARKEDPVQAVAGVTMHAKPGDEVRAGQPLLTLHTATPERFTRAREALAGGIVISEAGSPEAADAVARRQRGVILERIG, from the coding sequence GTGACCGTCCCCGCCGCACCGCCGGCCGTCGAGCCCTTCGACGCCGTCGACGTCATCGCCGCCAAGCGCGACGGCGCCGCCCTGACCGACGCCCAGATCGACTGGGTCGTGGAGGCCTACACCCGCGGCGCCGTCGCCGAGGAGCAGATGAGCGCCCTGGCCATGGCCATCTACCTGCGCGGCATGAGCCGGGCCGAGATCGCGCGCTGGACCGACGCCATGATCGCCTCCGGGGAGCGCATGGACTTCTCCGGCCTGACCCGCCCCACGGCAGACAAGCACTCCACTGGGGGAGTGGGGGACAAGATCACCCTGCCGCTGGCGCCGCTCGTGGCCGTCTTCGGCGTGAGCGTCCCCCAGCTGTCCGGACGCGGCCTCGGGCACACCGGCGGCACCCTGGACAAGCTGGAGTCCATCCCCGGCTGGCGGGCTGACCTCACGGGCGAGGAGATCGCGACGATGCTCGATGCCGACGGCCCCGGCGCCGTCATCTGCGCCGCCGGGGCGGGACTGGCCCCCGCCGACAAGCGCCTCTACGCCCTGCGCGACACCACCGCCACCGTCTCCTGCGTCCCCCTCATCGCCTCCTCGATCATGTCCAAGAAGATCGCCGAGGGCACCGGCGCCCTCGTCCTGGACGTCAAGGTCGGCTCCGGCGCCTTCATGAAAGAGATCGGCCAGGCCCGCGAACTCGCCTCCACCATGGTGGCCCTGGGCACCGACGCCGGCGTGACCACCCGCGCCCTGCTCACCGACATGTCCACCCCGCTCGGGCTCACCGCAGGCAACGCCCTCGAGGTCGCCGAGTCCCTCGAGGTGCTCGCCGGCGGGGGACCGGCCGACGTCGTCGACCTCACCGTGGCCCTGGCCCTGGAGATGTGCGCCGCCGCCGGCAGACCCGTCGAGGAGGACCAGGCCCGAGCCGCCCTGGCCGACGGGCGCGCCATGGACATCTGGCGCGACATGATCTCCCGCCAGGGAGGCGACCCGGACGCACCCCTGCCCCTCGCCCCGGAGACCGAGACCGTCACTGCCCCGGCCGACGGGGTCCTCACCACCTTGGACGCCCTCGCGGTCGGGGTGGCCGCCTGGCGCCTCGGGGCCGGGCGGGCCCGCAAGGAGGACCCGGTCCAGGCCGTCGCCGGCGTCACCATGCACGCCAAACCGGGCGACGAGGTACGCGCCGGCCAACCGCTGCTCACCCTGCACACCGCCACCCCCGAGCGCTTCACCCGCGCCCGGGAGGCGCTCGCCGGTGGCATCGTCATCTCCGAGGCCGGATCGCCGGAAGCGGCCGACGCCGTGGCCCGCCGTCAGCGCGGCGTCATCCTGGAGCGCATCGGATGA
- a CDS encoding cytidine deaminase: protein MSSIAPTELTDAHWQALHELAVEAMTHAYAPYSRFKVGAAALVDDGRLVSGCNVENAGYGVTLCAECGLVSELTRTGGGRLVAFACVDAHGRALAPCGRCRQLLSEHAADGMVLAMPSGMMSIDEVLPDRFTADDVERVVGPQS from the coding sequence GTGAGCAGCATCGCGCCCACCGAACTGACCGACGCCCACTGGCAGGCCCTGCACGAGCTCGCCGTGGAGGCCATGACCCACGCCTACGCCCCCTACTCCCGCTTCAAGGTCGGGGCCGCCGCCCTGGTCGACGACGGCCGACTCGTCTCGGGATGCAACGTGGAGAACGCCGGCTACGGCGTCACCCTGTGCGCCGAGTGCGGCCTCGTCTCCGAGCTTACCCGCACCGGAGGAGGGCGCCTGGTCGCCTTCGCCTGCGTGGACGCCCACGGCCGGGCCCTGGCGCCGTGCGGGCGCTGTCGCCAGCTCCTGAGCGAGCACGCCGCCGACGGTATGGTGCTGGCTATGCCCTCGGGGATGATGAGCATCGACGAGGTCCTGCCCGACCGCTTCACCGCCGACGACGTCGAACGCGTCGTCGGCCCGCAGAGCTGA